One genomic window of Deltaproteobacteria bacterium includes the following:
- a CDS encoding rubredoxin, translating to MKKYRCTVCGYIYDPAVGDPDEGVAAGTTFDDVPEDWVCPDCGADKSFFEEA from the coding sequence ATGAAAAAATATCGCTGCACTGTCTGTGGATATATTTATGATCCGGCCGTCGGGGACCCCGATGAGGGCGTAGCTGCGGGGACCACGTTTGACGATGTGCCTGAGGACTGGGTCTGTCCCGATTGCGGAGCGGATAAGAGCTTTTTCGAGGAAGCCTGA
- a CDS encoding M23 family metallopeptidase, translating into MTARKVHLSAAAIFVVLVGLTFPSAVARALTFRLTWDPSIVRPGAVVPMIVKSPVPLTRVEAVVSGERFPLIRTSTGNYVALVGIDLGMDAPVNRVEFFLYMKGRAAPYRMVGDLKVQSRKFGSQSLSLPAGMVDLAGNTLERVRKDSGRLRSVLAERVEKRYWEKPFVLPVSGRISTRFGTRRILNGKPRSPHSGIDIAAPRGTPIAAANRGEVILAADLFLSGNTVVIDHGWGLLTIYAHMDSISVREHRLVDRGDILGRVGSSGRATGPHLHFGVFIRGAKVDPEQLLDLTFPLL; encoded by the coding sequence ATGACTGCCCGTAAAGTTCACCTTTCAGCAGCGGCAATCTTCGTCGTCCTGGTCGGTTTGACCTTCCCGTCCGCCGTGGCCAGGGCCCTGACCTTTCGCCTGACCTGGGATCCGTCCATTGTTCGCCCCGGGGCGGTCGTTCCCATGATAGTTAAATCCCCGGTACCTCTCACCAGGGTCGAGGCGGTTGTGTCGGGAGAGCGTTTCCCGCTGATCCGGACCTCCACCGGAAACTACGTGGCCCTTGTAGGGATCGATCTTGGTATGGACGCCCCTGTCAACAGGGTTGAATTTTTCCTTTACATGAAGGGACGTGCGGCACCGTACCGGATGGTGGGCGACCTCAAGGTTCAAAGCAGGAAATTCGGCAGCCAGTCTCTCTCCCTTCCGGCCGGGATGGTTGATCTTGCCGGCAATACGTTGGAAAGGGTCAGGAAAGATTCGGGCCGGCTTCGGTCCGTCCTGGCGGAGCGAGTGGAGAAACGTTACTGGGAAAAACCGTTCGTCCTGCCTGTCAGCGGAAGAATCTCCACGCGTTTCGGCACCAGGCGCATCCTTAACGGAAAACCCCGCTCACCCCACAGCGGGATCGATATCGCGGCGCCCAGAGGCACCCCGATAGCAGCCGCCAACAGGGGAGAGGTGATCCTTGCGGCCGATCTGTTCCTTTCCGGCAATACCGTAGTTATCGATCACGGCTGGGGCCTGCTGACCATTTACGCCCACATGGATTCCATCTCTGTGAGGGAGCACCGGCTGGTCGACCGCGGCGACATCCTGGGCCGTGTGGGCTCCTCCGGCCGGGCCACGGGTCCTCACCTGCACTTCGGGGTTTTCATCAGGGGAGCGAAGGTGGATCCGGAACAGCTGCTTGACTTAACTTTCCCTTTACTGTAG
- a CDS encoding cysteine hydrolase — protein sequence MSKRALLVIDMLNDFLLPGAPLEVPAGRNIIPCILEEIKAAREGGVPVIYLCDNHAPDDPEFVKWPAHCVSGTKGAEVVDELSPEEGDIVVPKTRYSGFFKTDLDGILKNLDVSELTLTGILTNICVLFTSCDAFMRGFNLRIPEQCVAALTVEEHTFALDQVGKLMDAEIIRKAGHVG from the coding sequence ATGTCCAAACGGGCGCTTCTTGTCATCGATATGCTCAACGATTTTCTCCTTCCCGGCGCTCCCCTGGAGGTACCCGCGGGGAGAAATATCATCCCGTGCATTCTGGAGGAGATTAAAGCCGCCAGGGAGGGGGGTGTTCCCGTAATCTACCTATGCGACAACCACGCGCCCGATGACCCTGAATTCGTCAAATGGCCCGCCCACTGCGTGTCCGGTACAAAAGGAGCGGAAGTAGTCGATGAACTTTCACCGGAGGAAGGGGATATTGTCGTTCCCAAGACCCGGTACTCCGGATTTTTCAAAACGGACCTGGACGGGATACTCAAGAACCTGGATGTGTCGGAATTGACGTTGACCGGCATCCTCACCAATATCTGTGTCCTGTTCACCTCCTGCGACGCCTTCATGAGAGGGTTCAACCTGAGAATCCCGGAACAGTGCGTAGCGGCCCTCACCGTGGAAGAGCACACATTCGCGCTGGACCAGGTCGGAAAGCTCATGGATGCCGAGATCATCCGGAAGGCCGGACATGTCGGGTAA
- a CDS encoding GIY-YIG nuclease family protein: MTYYVYILQSLSSDRYYCGQTKNLEQRLRQHNDPEYRPDATTRRFAGPWILIWSEEHSTRNAAMKREHRIKGRGVKRFHDMIRACQC; this comes from the coding sequence ATGACCTACTATGTCTACATCCTTCAAAGTTTATCCAGCGACCGCTATTACTGCGGGCAGACCAAGAACCTGGAACAGCGGCTTCGCCAACACAACGATCCTGAGTATCGTCCCGATGCGACTACTCGCCGATTTGCCGGTCCCTGGATATTGATATGGAGCGAAGAACACTCCACCCGCAATGCGGCGATGAAACGGGAACACCGCATAAAGGGTCGGGGAGTGAAACGGTTTCATGATATGATCAGGGCCTGCCAATGTTAG
- a CDS encoding NifU family protein, whose product MVDREKIKEVLDKVRVSLQADGGDAELVEITDEGLVKLRLTGHCAGCPMSQMTLKAGIERALRENVSESIIVEGVA is encoded by the coding sequence ATGGTTGACAGGGAAAAGATCAAGGAAGTCCTGGACAAGGTGCGCGTTTCACTCCAGGCGGACGGTGGAGATGCCGAGCTGGTGGAGATAACCGATGAGGGTCTCGTTAAACTCAGGCTGACCGGTCATTGCGCCGGATGCCCCATGTCTCAGATGACGTTGAAGGCCGGTATCGAGCGGGCACTCAGGGAGAACGTGAGCGAAAGCATCATCGTAGAAGGCGTCGCTTAA
- a CDS encoding potassium transporter Kup codes for MKQAGNPVPDQGHASQGENSTLAALSLTALGVVFGDIGTSPLYALKECFNVTHGLLPTQDNILGILSLIFWALILVISIKYLSFILRADNQGEGGIMALTALLLHQKTQNQGNRKYLIILGLFGAALLYGDGMITPAISVLSAIEGLKIATPAVSPFIIPLTVIVLVILFLFQHRGTGKVGAIFGPVTLIWFLVLAVLGIQQIIRYPAILTAVSPHYAFRFMVHNGWPAFLVLSAVFLVVTGGEALYADIGHFGVKPIRLVWFTLVLPSLVINYFGQGALLLARPEVLENPFYHLAPDWALIPLVVLATFATIIASQAVISGAFSITSQAVQLGFSPRLTVIHTSSRESGQIYVPAINWILMFSCIGLVIGFGSASNLAAAYGFSVSTDMVITTLLFFFVVREHFHWSIKGALMLCGGFLVFDIAFFGANSAKILHGGWFPLLVAIVVFTLMSTWKTGRSILAKRLREEAMSIDRFLAWIQSSSCQRVSGTAVFMTGNLHIAPPALLHNLKHNQVLHRRIVILSVVTEDVPHVPKAQRCETENVGEGLYLLVVHYGFMDEPNLPKVLNEIEVGDESFLMMETTFFLGSETIIPSDKPGMLAWREHLFKLMSRNAPSATSYFDLPPNRVVELGMQIEL; via the coding sequence ATGAAACAGGCGGGAAATCCGGTTCCCGATCAAGGCCACGCTTCCCAGGGCGAAAACAGCACCCTAGCGGCCCTCTCCTTGACAGCCCTTGGCGTAGTTTTCGGCGATATCGGAACCAGCCCTCTTTACGCCCTGAAAGAGTGTTTTAATGTTACTCACGGTCTTTTACCGACTCAGGATAATATCCTGGGTATCCTCTCTCTGATTTTCTGGGCGCTCATCCTGGTCATCTCAATCAAATATCTCAGCTTCATCCTGCGTGCCGACAACCAGGGAGAGGGCGGTATCATGGCGCTGACGGCCTTGCTTCTGCATCAAAAAACACAGAACCAGGGGAACCGCAAATACTTGATCATCCTTGGATTATTTGGCGCGGCGCTGCTTTACGGTGACGGCATGATCACCCCTGCAATCTCAGTCCTGTCGGCAATTGAAGGCTTGAAGATCGCGACTCCGGCGGTTTCTCCCTTTATCATCCCACTGACGGTAATAGTTCTTGTCATCCTGTTTTTATTTCAGCATCGTGGTACGGGAAAGGTCGGAGCGATCTTTGGACCGGTGACCCTGATCTGGTTCCTGGTCCTGGCTGTTCTCGGTATTCAACAGATCATCAGATATCCGGCGATCCTGACCGCTGTAAGCCCACATTACGCTTTTCGTTTTATGGTACATAATGGCTGGCCGGCATTTTTGGTTCTAAGCGCAGTTTTTCTTGTGGTCACAGGTGGTGAGGCCCTATATGCCGACATAGGCCATTTCGGTGTGAAACCGATCCGCCTGGTCTGGTTCACGCTGGTCCTGCCCTCACTGGTTATCAACTATTTCGGCCAGGGAGCTTTGCTGCTGGCGAGGCCCGAGGTCCTGGAAAACCCCTTCTATCACCTCGCCCCGGACTGGGCCCTGATTCCGCTGGTAGTGCTTGCCACGTTCGCCACGATCATTGCTTCTCAAGCCGTTATTTCCGGTGCTTTTTCAATTACGTCGCAAGCGGTACAGCTCGGCTTCAGCCCGAGGTTGACGGTGATTCACACTTCGTCCAGGGAATCGGGCCAGATCTATGTGCCGGCAATCAACTGGATATTGATGTTCAGCTGTATCGGATTGGTTATCGGTTTTGGTTCTGCAAGCAACTTGGCTGCCGCCTATGGTTTTTCAGTATCAACCGACATGGTGATCACCACGCTGCTGTTTTTCTTTGTGGTCCGGGAACATTTTCACTGGTCGATTAAGGGGGCATTAATGCTCTGCGGCGGATTCCTGGTATTTGATATCGCATTTTTTGGAGCCAACTCCGCCAAGATCCTGCATGGCGGCTGGTTCCCCTTGCTGGTAGCGATCGTGGTTTTCACCTTGATGTCAACATGGAAAACCGGACGGAGTATCCTTGCCAAGCGGCTGCGTGAAGAAGCAATGTCGATCGACAGGTTTCTGGCCTGGATCCAGTCCTCTTCATGCCAAAGGGTTAGCGGAACAGCCGTGTTCATGACCGGCAACCTGCACATTGCCCCCCCGGCGTTACTGCACAACCTTAAGCACAACCAGGTGCTGCATCGCCGCATAGTCATCCTGTCTGTCGTCACAGAGGATGTACCCCATGTACCGAAAGCGCAGCGCTGCGAGACGGAAAATGTCGGTGAGGGGCTCTACCTGCTGGTGGTACACTATGGTTTCATGGATGAGCCGAATTTGCCGAAAGTTCTCAATGAGATCGAGGTCGGGGATGAATCTTTCCTGATGATGGAAACGACTTTCTTCCTCGGGAGCGAGACCATTATCCCTTCAGACAAACCGGGCATGCTTGCCTGGCGGGAGCATCTTTTCAAACTGATGTCACGTAACGCCCCAAGTGCCACCAGCTATTTCGATCTTCCTCCGAACAGAGTGGTCGAACTGGGGATGCAGATTGAATTATGA
- a CDS encoding MFS transporter: MVSNKEENRKDNGFQLGNVVLISTTHLVHDIYSSFLAPILPLLIARFGLSYTMAGLLTVAQRAPSLFNPLLGLLADRIHIRYLLILAPAITSVSMSLLGLAPNYGVLVVLLLAMGVGAMCFHVPGPVMIKTVSGKRVGQGMGYFMLGGEAARSIGPLVILGAVSLWGLDGTWKLIPFGLTASAILFFRFRKMVIRESVSPISGLSGIRHTLRDFLPFFGILAGYTLFMSLMRFTLMIFLPTYLTGRGEDLWFAGISLSVLEVTGAIGTFYGGGLSDRVGRKKLLLAVSIVSPVLGWVFLLTHGWVSIAVLLVLGFSLFSAAPVVLALVQDARSDRPAFINSIYMTISFLSSSLTAVAVGWGGDHFGLDNTFRVMFSLSFLAVPFVWFLADRHLGVAGPDKE, translated from the coding sequence ATGGTAAGCAATAAAGAAGAGAACAGAAAAGACAATGGTTTTCAGCTGGGCAATGTCGTCCTGATCAGCACGACGCACCTGGTGCACGATATCTATTCGTCCTTCCTCGCGCCAATCCTTCCCCTTCTTATCGCCAGGTTCGGGCTTTCGTACACCATGGCCGGCCTGCTCACCGTCGCACAGCGCGCTCCGTCTCTGTTCAATCCGCTGTTGGGCCTGCTGGCCGACCGCATCCATATTCGCTACCTTTTGATTCTGGCGCCCGCCATCACTTCCGTTTCCATGTCCCTGCTGGGGCTGGCCCCCAATTACGGCGTACTGGTGGTTCTTCTGCTGGCGATGGGCGTCGGGGCCATGTGTTTTCATGTGCCCGGGCCCGTGATGATAAAGACTGTTTCGGGGAAACGGGTGGGCCAGGGAATGGGCTACTTCATGCTGGGCGGCGAGGCGGCACGGAGCATCGGGCCATTGGTTATCCTGGGCGCCGTGTCGCTATGGGGACTGGATGGGACCTGGAAGCTCATCCCCTTCGGGCTGACGGCGTCCGCGATTCTCTTTTTCCGGTTCAGGAAGATGGTGATTCGAGAGTCGGTCTCGCCCATATCCGGGCTATCCGGCATACGTCACACTCTGAGGGATTTTCTCCCGTTTTTTGGAATACTGGCGGGCTACACTCTGTTCATGTCACTGATGCGCTTCACCCTGATGATCTTCCTGCCCACCTACCTTACCGGCAGGGGGGAGGATCTGTGGTTTGCCGGAATTTCGCTTTCCGTTCTCGAGGTGACCGGCGCTATCGGAACTTTTTACGGCGGCGGGCTTTCGGATAGAGTGGGCCGAAAAAAACTGCTTCTCGCTGTGTCCATCGTATCCCCGGTCCTGGGATGGGTATTCCTCCTGACCCATGGGTGGGTTTCCATCGCGGTTCTGTTGGTCCTGGGGTTTTCCCTCTTTTCCGCTGCTCCAGTGGTTTTGGCCCTGGTACAGGATGCCCGGTCGGACCGACCGGCCTTTATCAACAGTATCTATATGACCATCAGTTTCCTTTCAAGTTCCCTGACGGCGGTCGCTGTGGGGTGGGGAGGCGACCATTTCGGCCTGGATAACACCTTCCGTGTGATGTTTTCCCTCTCATTCCTTGCTGTACCCTTTGTCTGGTTTCTCGCCGATCGCCATCTCGGTGTTGCGGGCCCTGATAAGGAATAA
- a CDS encoding DUF86 domain-containing protein, translating into MSRRDPLVRLRHMRDFARKAVALTEGKSKGDLEKNEVLRLAVTHLVELIGEAASHIPVEVQTEYAHIPWPKIVGMRNRLIHGYDFVDMDILWEALQSNVPQLLTELDSILDTV; encoded by the coding sequence ATGTCCAGGCGTGACCCATTAGTCAGGCTCAGACACATGCGGGATTTCGCCCGCAAGGCAGTCGCACTCACAGAGGGTAAAAGCAAAGGGGATCTCGAAAAGAACGAGGTTCTTCGTCTTGCTGTCACTCACCTGGTCGAACTGATAGGGGAAGCTGCCAGTCATATCCCTGTTGAAGTCCAAACCGAGTATGCGCACATCCCGTGGCCGAAAATCGTTGGAATGCGAAACCGCCTCATCCACGGTTACGATTTCGTGGATATGGATATCCTCTGGGAAGCGTTGCAAAGCAACGTTCCTCAGCTCCTGACAGAACTCGATTCCATTCTTGATACCGTGTAG
- a CDS encoding ferritin family protein, translated as MSQQTFNLKEIIEMAIHIERSGVAFYQRLKEQSGDREAKSLFKTLEAAEHQHIRDFEKVLKSALQKHGNLEYPTSSQELLYLRAFASRRIFQNPDDAAAKAASTSTAVEGIDMALDFEFRSVTFFQEMARIIEDSDDRASVEELERQERAHVAMLYEMKGKLQNTVPGS; from the coding sequence ATGTCCCAGCAGACCTTCAACCTTAAGGAGATCATCGAAATGGCCATCCATATCGAGAGGTCGGGGGTGGCTTTTTACCAGCGCCTGAAGGAACAGTCGGGGGACCGCGAGGCCAAAAGCCTGTTTAAGACCCTGGAGGCGGCCGAGCACCAACATATCAGGGACTTCGAAAAGGTCCTGAAGTCCGCGCTGCAAAAGCACGGGAATCTGGAGTACCCGACCTCGAGTCAGGAGCTTCTCTACCTGAGGGCATTTGCCTCCAGAAGGATCTTTCAGAACCCCGATGACGCGGCGGCCAAGGCTGCCTCCACCTCAACTGCCGTTGAAGGGATCGACATGGCCCTGGACTTCGAGTTCCGGTCGGTGACCTTCTTCCAGGAGATGGCCCGGATCATCGAGGATTCCGACGACCGGGCATCAGTTGAAGAGCTGGAACGCCAGGAAAGGGCCCACGTAGCGATGCTCTATGAAATGAAAGGAAAACTGCAAAATACAGTTCCTGGTTCCTAG
- a CDS encoding nicotinate phosphoribosyltransferase, with protein MSGKKHPKLLIASPEEIAEGKVTDVYFIRTRQILNARGIHENVRVEIMVKSFPENWQWALFAGLDEVLEIMEGHPVTIRALAEGTPFKPYLPVMEIEGDYLDFGIYETAILGCLCQSSGIVTAAARCVKLAAGRPVVSFGARRMHPVLAPLVERNAYIGGCSGVATVKSAEVLGITPTGTIPHALVIIMGDSVAAATAFDEIIDPALPRVALVDTFGDEKFESLAVADALGGKLSALRLDTTSSRRGDFSRIFQEVRWELDQKGYSHVKLFASGGLNEKSIVRLNHVVDAYGVGTSISAAPTVDYSLDIVEVGGEPRAKRGKMSGSKELFRCPTCMEDTILARGAEAPICERCRIKAEPILKTIMKDGKRTSQSPTPGRIRKDILAILERLDVEPT; from the coding sequence ATGTCGGGTAAAAAACACCCGAAACTGCTCATCGCCTCCCCCGAGGAGATCGCCGAAGGCAAGGTCACGGATGTCTACTTCATCCGCACCCGCCAGATTCTGAACGCCAGGGGCATCCACGAGAATGTGCGGGTGGAGATCATGGTCAAGTCCTTTCCCGAGAACTGGCAATGGGCGCTCTTCGCCGGCCTCGACGAGGTTCTGGAAATCATGGAAGGGCACCCGGTGACCATTCGCGCTCTTGCCGAGGGAACGCCCTTTAAACCTTATCTCCCCGTCATGGAGATCGAGGGAGACTACCTGGATTTCGGCATCTACGAGACCGCGATCCTCGGGTGCCTGTGCCAGTCGTCCGGAATTGTCACGGCTGCGGCCCGCTGCGTAAAACTCGCCGCCGGCCGGCCCGTGGTCAGCTTCGGCGCACGGAGGATGCACCCTGTCTTAGCGCCCCTCGTGGAGAGGAATGCCTACATCGGCGGGTGCAGCGGCGTGGCTACCGTCAAGAGCGCGGAGGTCCTCGGGATCACCCCAACGGGGACGATCCCCCACGCACTGGTCATCATCATGGGGGATTCGGTTGCCGCCGCCACGGCCTTTGACGAGATTATCGATCCTGCCCTGCCGCGGGTCGCGCTTGTGGACACCTTCGGGGACGAGAAATTTGAATCCCTGGCCGTGGCCGACGCGCTCGGCGGGAAACTCAGCGCCCTGCGGCTCGACACGACATCGTCCCGGCGGGGAGATTTTTCGAGGATTTTCCAGGAGGTACGCTGGGAGCTTGATCAGAAGGGATACTCCCACGTGAAGCTCTTTGCCAGCGGAGGACTGAATGAAAAAAGCATCGTCCGGCTCAACCATGTTGTTGACGCCTATGGGGTCGGAACATCCATCTCCGCTGCGCCCACTGTCGACTATTCCCTTGATATCGTGGAGGTGGGAGGGGAACCTCGCGCCAAGCGGGGAAAGATGTCCGGGAGCAAGGAACTGTTCCGCTGTCCGACGTGCATGGAGGACACAATACTTGCCAGGGGCGCCGAGGCCCCGATATGTGAGAGATGCCGGATCAAGGCCGAGCCCATTCTCAAAACCATCATGAAAGATGGGAAAAGAACCAGCCAGTCTCCCACACCCGGCCGGATACGTAAGGACATCCTGGCCATCCTGGAAAGGCTCGATGTTGAGCCGACCTGA
- a CDS encoding trimeric intracellular cation channel family protein, with protein MSVLYFLDLLGTAAFAASGALAGVQRKMDLLGVVVLALVTAVGGGTIRDLLLGAVPPFCFKDENYLYLSIVVALLIFYFHHSLDFVHRPLLYFDALGLGTFLVIGTGKALKYDAGFLVAVMMGVMTATAGGVVRDVLSDQVPFILQKEIYATACVFGGILYYILYRFGVNESLTAVISALVVVVIRVIAIHRHWSLPVARID; from the coding sequence ATGAGCGTTCTATACTTCCTCGATCTCCTGGGTACAGCCGCCTTTGCCGCATCGGGGGCACTCGCCGGTGTTCAACGAAAGATGGACCTTCTGGGCGTCGTCGTCCTCGCGCTCGTTACTGCCGTGGGAGGTGGAACAATACGGGATCTCCTCCTCGGCGCCGTCCCTCCATTTTGCTTCAAGGACGAAAACTACCTTTACCTCTCCATCGTTGTGGCCCTTCTCATATTCTATTTTCACCACAGCCTTGACTTCGTTCACAGGCCCCTGCTCTATTTTGACGCCCTCGGCCTGGGAACATTCCTCGTTATCGGCACCGGGAAGGCTCTGAAATACGACGCCGGATTCCTGGTTGCCGTTATGATGGGGGTCATGACCGCGACGGCCGGCGGAGTTGTCAGGGACGTCCTGTCCGATCAGGTGCCGTTTATCCTGCAAAAGGAGATCTACGCCACCGCCTGCGTATTCGGAGGCATCCTTTACTACATCCTGTACCGTTTTGGGGTGAACGAATCCCTCACCGCCGTGATCTCGGCCCTCGTCGTTGTCGTCATCCGCGTAATAGCCATCCACAGGCACTGGTCCCTGCCGGTGGCCAGAATCGACTAA
- a CDS encoding type 1 glutamine amidotransferase, translating into MIVIFQHVPFEGPGLIAEMLDGRGMPYMILEPYKGDPTPLSPAGFTGVISMGGPMSVNDDLDFLAKEKSFLAEAVARRLPALGVCLGAQLLAAALGAGVYPGREKEVGWGEVTLTDEGKMDPLFSGVGDILPVLHWHGETFDIPAGAVLLASSRACVNQAFRWGESVYGFQFHLEANGEVVKEWIEEDLAGCCPMVEDPAGIIKATEEFMDKAHLTSSLVLGRFLDMVARV; encoded by the coding sequence ATGATAGTCATTTTTCAACATGTGCCCTTCGAAGGGCCCGGTCTTATCGCGGAGATGCTCGATGGAAGGGGCATGCCGTATATGATTCTGGAGCCGTACAAAGGCGATCCGACACCCCTTTCACCCGCCGGGTTTACGGGAGTAATCTCCATGGGGGGGCCGATGTCCGTCAATGACGATCTGGATTTTCTGGCAAAGGAAAAGTCATTCCTGGCCGAGGCCGTTGCGCGGCGTCTCCCGGCGCTCGGTGTGTGCCTCGGCGCGCAGCTCCTGGCCGCCGCCCTGGGCGCAGGAGTATATCCAGGGCGGGAAAAAGAGGTGGGTTGGGGGGAGGTTACATTGACCGATGAAGGAAAGATGGATCCTCTTTTTTCCGGGGTGGGGGACATCCTGCCGGTCCTTCACTGGCATGGGGAGACCTTTGATATTCCCGCCGGGGCCGTTCTTCTGGCGTCCTCCCGCGCTTGCGTCAACCAGGCTTTCCGGTGGGGCGAGAGCGTTTACGGGTTCCAGTTTCACCTTGAGGCGAACGGTGAGGTGGTCAAAGAATGGATCGAGGAGGATCTGGCCGGATGCTGCCCCATGGTTGAAGATCCGGCCGGTATTATCAAAGCTACGGAGGAATTCATGGACAAGGCCCATTTAACCAGTTCCCTGGTTTTGGGACGTTTTCTGGACATGGTGGCGCGGGTCTGA
- a CDS encoding FHA domain-containing protein, protein MTVTRRITGKTRVRLDRAILTVADGPDTGRETQLEEGVLTIGTDSGSGFCLTDPTVSRRHAEISRTSEGFLLQDVGSTNGTFINGVRIDRAYLRDGTTITLGKSEIGFRLNEETFVPSSSRTTCFGEMIGRGKSMREVFSLLERLSGSDVTVLLQGETGTGKELAARGLHSYGSRSSMPFVVFNCAAVPSELMESELFGFEKGAFTGADASRKGAVEEAEGGTLFLDEIGELSLSLQPKLLRLLDRREFKRLGEAGERHSNVRFVAATNRDLEAQVMEGTFRQDLFFRTSAARVKLPPLRERPEDVPALLEHFQDEISRRTGKRLRLAEPALNILCNHAWPGNVRELKNVLETAGALCGGEIIGPGDLPPLSRAVPRDGAGSMRDAEVRALREAVEMAGGNKRKAARLLGIAPSTLYAKMRKYKI, encoded by the coding sequence ATGACCGTAACTCGCAGGATAACGGGAAAAACAAGGGTGCGGCTCGACCGGGCCATTCTGACGGTGGCGGATGGTCCTGACACGGGCCGGGAAACTCAACTCGAGGAGGGCGTCCTGACCATAGGAACCGATTCGGGTTCCGGGTTCTGCCTTACTGATCCTACTGTATCCCGCCGACATGCCGAGATTTCACGCACCAGCGAGGGTTTTTTGCTGCAGGACGTGGGCAGCACCAACGGGACGTTCATAAACGGCGTCAGGATTGATCGCGCCTACCTGCGCGACGGCACGACCATTACCCTGGGAAAAAGCGAAATCGGTTTCCGGCTCAACGAGGAAACTTTCGTGCCGAGCTCATCACGGACCACATGTTTCGGGGAGATGATCGGGCGGGGCAAATCCATGCGGGAGGTATTTTCTCTCCTGGAGCGGCTGTCCGGAAGCGACGTGACGGTCCTGCTCCAGGGTGAGACGGGAACCGGGAAGGAGCTGGCCGCCAGGGGCCTTCACTCATACGGTTCGAGATCGTCCATGCCCTTTGTCGTCTTCAACTGCGCGGCGGTGCCATCGGAACTTATGGAGAGCGAACTGTTCGGATTCGAGAAAGGGGCCTTCACCGGGGCGGATGCCTCCAGGAAAGGCGCTGTGGAGGAGGCGGAAGGGGGAACCCTGTTTCTGGACGAGATCGGCGAACTCTCCCTGTCACTTCAACCGAAGCTCCTCCGCCTTCTGGACCGAAGGGAGTTCAAGCGCTTGGGAGAAGCCGGTGAGAGGCACTCAAACGTCCGTTTCGTGGCGGCCACCAACCGGGACCTCGAGGCTCAGGTCATGGAAGGAACTTTCCGTCAGGACCTCTTTTTCAGGACCTCGGCCGCCCGGGTGAAACTCCCGCCTCTCAGGGAACGCCCGGAAGATGTTCCCGCACTGCTGGAACATTTCCAAGATGAGATCAGCCGGCGCACGGGCAAACGGCTCAGGCTTGCCGAACCGGCCCTGAATATTCTATGCAATCATGCCTGGCCTGGAAACGTCAGGGAACTGAAAAATGTTCTGGAGACGGCCGGGGCGCTGTGCGGCGGGGAAATAATCGGCCCTGGGGATCTGCCGCCCCTTTCCCGTGCGGTTCCCCGGGACGGCGCAGGGAGCATGCGCGACGCCGAGGTCAGAGCGTTAAGGGAGGCCGTGGAGATGGCCGGCGGCAACAAAAGGAAGGCGGCCCGCCTCCTTGGCATAGCCCCGTCAACGCTGTATGCGAAGATGAGGAAGTATAAGATTTAG
- a CDS encoding nucleotidyltransferase family protein codes for MDARTPSLTRKEQIATFCRQHKIRKLSLFGSVLRDDFGPESDIDVLVEFSQDAKVGLFELYDLEMELSSIFGGRKVEINTPRSLSKYFRENVMNEAKVQYVQA; via the coding sequence ATGGATGCAAGGACCCCGAGCCTCACCAGAAAAGAGCAGATCGCCACGTTCTGCAGGCAGCATAAGATCCGGAAACTGTCACTGTTCGGTTCCGTTCTGCGAGATGATTTCGGTCCGGAGAGCGATATTGATGTGCTGGTGGAGTTCTCCCAGGATGCCAAAGTTGGGTTATTTGAACTTTACGACCTGGAAATGGAACTTTCGTCGATCTTTGGGGGAAGGAAGGTCGAGATCAATACTCCGAGAAGCCTGAGCAAATATTTTCGGGAAAACGTCATGAATGAGGCCAAGGTGCAGTATGTCCAGGCGTGA